Genomic window (Paenibacillus sp. PK3_47):
TCGTCAATTCAGCACGTTCCGGAATGTTCTGGGAGCTTGGCCCGTATCTGAAGGATTATCCTAACCTCAGCCGGATGAACGAAGTGGCCCTGAATGCCATCTCTATCGACGGAAAAGTATACGGCATCTACCGCGCAAGAGATCTCGCCCGTGACGGTCTGATGCTGCGCAAAGACTGGCTGGATAATCTGGGGCTGCAGGAGCCGAAGACAGTAGACGATTTCTACGAAGTGCTGAAGGCATTTGTGAATAATGACCCTGACAAGAACGGCAAAGCGGACACGATCGGTCTCGCCGAGCAGCAGGTGGCGTCGGGCTGGCGGGCGATGCTGACCTGGATGGGCGGTCCGGCGGACTGGGAGATCAAGGACGGTAAAGCAAGTCCGGCTCACATGTCTCCTGCCTTTTTGGAAACGATGAAGTTCTACAAAAAGCTCTATGACGAGAAGCTGATTAACCTGGATTTCGCTGTTGTCAAAGACGGCAAGCAGATGATCAATGCAGGCAAAGCCGGCGCCTGGGTCGCCAATCTGAACGATGCGAACGGAATTGAAGAAAGCGTCCAGAAGGTTACGCCAACCGGGGCGATTACCATGGTTAACGCGCTGGAAGGCCCGGCAGGACTCCGCAGTCCCGGGGGATCGGGCTCCTACGGTCTGTTCATGATTCCGAAAACTTCGGTCAAGACGGAAGAGGATCTCAAGGCTGTACTGAACTTTTTTGACAAAGTATCTGACGAGGATATGCAGAACATGCTGGTCAACGGGCTCGAAGGGCGCCAGTTCACGCTGAACAACGGGGAATACGTCAAAACTACGGATCCGAAAATGCTGGCCGAATACGGTATGGGTGATTCCTCCCAGCTGGCTGTGCTAAGAGACAAGGTCGTAACTTACGGCAAACCGCTGGTGCATATGCGTGACGAGATGTGGAAAAAGAATGCCGAAATCGCCGTGGTCAATCCGATCCAGCCGTTTATCTCGGATACGTACAGCGAACGGGGTTCGGAGCTCAGCAAAATTATTGACGATGCCCGGGTCCGGTTCATCATGGGCGATCTGGATGAGAACGGCTGGAACGAGGCAGTGGCCAAATGGCAGCAGGACGGCGGCGCGAAGGTCATTGAAGAGTACACCGAGGCGTACAACAAAGCGAATGCGCAATAGCCTTTTCAAGCTGTCCGAAAGGCCCAATGAAAATCCCCATATGCTAAAATAAAAAGCAACATACGATTGCGGGGGTAGTGAGAACATGCGGATATCAAGCTATTTACTGAAATTGATGGTTTTTACTTTAGTGATCGGTGCTTTTCCCGTGCTGATCTTAGGGTGGTATTCCTATCACTACTCCTCCCAATCGGTGCTGCAGCAGGTCGAGGAACGCAATTCCCAGGTCCTGCGGCAGAGCCAGCTGCGGGTGGAACAGACGCTCAGGATGATCGATTTCTCCACAACACAGCTGCTGGGGCTGCCGACGGTAACCAAAGCGATTGCGGCGAACCTGGATATAGACGATATGGAAATTATTCATGAATTGTATAAGCATCTCTCCTCGATCCAGACGTTCGAGCTGGGGATTAAGGATGTATACCTGTACAGCCTGGAGCAGGACTGGCTGATTACCAACTCGGGCCTTAACGCCTACAGCCAGCCTGGTCTGAAGGAAAAGCTGGCCGCGTTCTCCGGCATGGCTAACGGCTCCATGTGGATCAGCGGCAATTCGGCCAGTATCCAGGGGGCGGAAGGTATGGTGGAACTGAATCATGCCGTCATTAATCTGAAAAAATGGCCGATCAACTCCAGCAATCCGCGGGGCATGATCGCGGTGGTGATGTCCGCCCAGCAGCTGAGCGATCTGATTGACAGCGACCCGAGCATGGGCAATGTGTTCATTTTGGACGAAGACGGACGGGTGATCACCCATTCAGACGCTTCGCTGCTGGGGGTAGACCTGTCGGATGAGTCTTACATTCAGGCGGTCAGGGAGCGGGAGGACCCTGTAGGTGTTTTTAACGGGACAGCCGGTGAGAATAAAGCCTCTATTTCCTTCCGGAAGTCCGCTTATAACGGCTGGACCTATGTTTCGGTTGTGCCGACCCAGTCGGTTACCCGGCAGGCCACAGCCATTGGAAGAACATCGATTCTGATCAGCCTGGGTGTCCTTGCCGCAACGGTGCTTACGGCACTGATCGGATCGCGCCGGATGTACAGTCCGGTAAGGCATATTTACCGTTCTTTACTGGCCGACAAAGATCCGAAACCGCAGCGGGATGAGTTCATCGCCATCTCCGACCGGATTCAGGGCATCCTCTCCGATCAGTCCAAGCTGAAGTTTGAGCTGGCCGGACAGCAGCAGCAGCTGGCTGAGTTTCTGTTCCGCAAAATGCTGCTGGGTGAAGCGAGGTCCCAGGGCATTCAGGAGCGGCTGGTGGATTACGGTTACGGATATACCAGCCAGTGGACGGCGATGCGGGTGCTGCTGCTCCAGATAGACCGCCTTGACAGCGGCCGTTTTACCGAGAAGGACCGGGATCTGCTGCTGTTCGCCATCAGTAATATCGCGCAGGAGGTCGTTCCGGAAGGCGAGCGGCTGCCGCCGATCGTCATCCGTGAATCCGTCGTTATTCTGATCGGGACGAGGACGGAATCGGAGGAGGCTTTTAAGGAATCTGTATATGCCAAAGCTACCGAAGTTCAGGCTTCTGTGAAGCGTTATCTGCAGCTGCAGACCAGCATCGGCATCAGCCGCTCTTTTGCAGGATGGCCTGCGGTGGGGCGGGGATATGAAGAAGGCGAGAATGCGCTGAAGTACCGGGCGAGACTCGGTGAAGAGGTTATTTTGTTCATTGAGGATGTGCAGCCTGTCGAGCGGAAGGAAATTGTGTTTCCGAAGAAGCTGGAAGAGGAGCTGTCCGAAGCGATCAAATCACATGACCGGCAGCGCGCCGCAGACACCTTGTCCTTAATGATGAATACGCTCGCAAGTGAGGATTACGACCATCAGGAGTATCAGATGTCACTGGTGCGTCTGCTGATGGATCTCATCCGGCTGCTGCAGGATTCAGGTATTTCCCATCATCAGCTTAAGGAGGGCGGCGATTCCCTGTTTGAGGAGCTGCTGGGGATGCACAGTCCGAGAGACATTGAGGAATGGTTCAGCAGTACGCTCGTCCTTCCGGCTATCGGGCTGCTGGAGGAGCGGCAGAAGCATCAGTTCACCAGCATTTCGGAAGAGGTGAAGCAGCTGATCGCGGAAGCGTTCGACACCGATCTTACGCTGGAAAAATGCTCAGCCAGGCTGAATTATCATCCGCAATATATCAGCCGGGTGTTCCGCCAGGAGACCGGGATCAGCTTCACGGACTACCTGGCACAATACCGGCTGACGGTTGCCAAGCGGTGGCTGAAGGAAACGGATCTGACGATTACCGAGATCGCTATGAAGCTAAAATATAATAATCCGGCGAATTTTATCCGTTATTTTCGCAAGATGGAAGGGATTACGCCTGGGCAATACCGCAATAATCTGACGGATTAGCAAGGGCTCCGCCGGGGCCTTCAGCGAACAGGAAAGGTGTGCAGCAGTTTGAACAGAAGCGAACCCTACGGGTATTTTAGGAACC
Coding sequences:
- a CDS encoding extracellular solute-binding protein: MTTTKGALRWKRLAMTTFSAALVLGALSACGGNGNTEESAQGAEGNAQAAGRYKMSMMLTSYNPEPMDPEGELYKQLEERTNTDLSITWVPSTTYSDKLSATVASGELPSAVLVLDQKLPYIVNSARSGMFWELGPYLKDYPNLSRMNEVALNAISIDGKVYGIYRARDLARDGLMLRKDWLDNLGLQEPKTVDDFYEVLKAFVNNDPDKNGKADTIGLAEQQVASGWRAMLTWMGGPADWEIKDGKASPAHMSPAFLETMKFYKKLYDEKLINLDFAVVKDGKQMINAGKAGAWVANLNDANGIEESVQKVTPTGAITMVNALEGPAGLRSPGGSGSYGLFMIPKTSVKTEEDLKAVLNFFDKVSDEDMQNMLVNGLEGRQFTLNNGEYVKTTDPKMLAEYGMGDSSQLAVLRDKVVTYGKPLVHMRDEMWKKNAEIAVVNPIQPFISDTYSERGSELSKIIDDARVRFIMGDLDENGWNEAVAKWQQDGGAKVIEEYTEAYNKANAQ
- a CDS encoding AraC family transcriptional regulator, with amino-acid sequence MVFTLVIGAFPVLILGWYSYHYSSQSVLQQVEERNSQVLRQSQLRVEQTLRMIDFSTTQLLGLPTVTKAIAANLDIDDMEIIHELYKHLSSIQTFELGIKDVYLYSLEQDWLITNSGLNAYSQPGLKEKLAAFSGMANGSMWISGNSASIQGAEGMVELNHAVINLKKWPINSSNPRGMIAVVMSAQQLSDLIDSDPSMGNVFILDEDGRVITHSDASLLGVDLSDESYIQAVREREDPVGVFNGTAGENKASISFRKSAYNGWTYVSVVPTQSVTRQATAIGRTSILISLGVLAATVLTALIGSRRMYSPVRHIYRSLLADKDPKPQRDEFIAISDRIQGILSDQSKLKFELAGQQQQLAEFLFRKMLLGEARSQGIQERLVDYGYGYTSQWTAMRVLLLQIDRLDSGRFTEKDRDLLLFAISNIAQEVVPEGERLPPIVIRESVVILIGTRTESEEAFKESVYAKATEVQASVKRYLQLQTSIGISRSFAGWPAVGRGYEEGENALKYRARLGEEVILFIEDVQPVERKEIVFPKKLEEELSEAIKSHDRQRAADTLSLMMNTLASEDYDHQEYQMSLVRLLMDLIRLLQDSGISHHQLKEGGDSLFEELLGMHSPRDIEEWFSSTLVLPAIGLLEERQKHQFTSISEEVKQLIAEAFDTDLTLEKCSARLNYHPQYISRVFRQETGISFTDYLAQYRLTVAKRWLKETDLTITEIAMKLKYNNPANFIRYFRKMEGITPGQYRNNLTD